A stretch of the Tannerella serpentiformis genome encodes the following:
- a CDS encoding outer membrane beta-barrel protein: MNGGRGARRTLRTIGTLLWVMLCMTGARAQTTEVGSDRLRLGVKVGVCALQPDLTAIHPGGAGTTVSDVAVHSGVGHTAEVSLRIGIRRVFLQPAVGWSRSESRIGFNLLSASPGAVPVAYFPQSMTLRELRLEAPIVIGCHLVQQSPFQLSLMGGVKMKYNYRVRLTPDTPETSFDFRGDDSPRHWSVCAALEVRIDRLTFDVGYEYGMNSLHADLGAYTYGASTLPPAPMRISRRTSGLSMSVGVMF; encoded by the coding sequence ATGAACGGCGGACGAGGCGCACGACGGACCTTGCGGACCATCGGCACGCTGCTCTGGGTCATGCTCTGCATGACCGGGGCACGGGCCCAGACGACGGAGGTCGGTAGCGACCGCCTACGCCTTGGCGTGAAGGTCGGCGTCTGCGCCTTGCAACCGGATCTGACGGCCATCCATCCGGGCGGCGCAGGGACAACCGTAAGCGACGTGGCGGTACACTCCGGTGTGGGACACACGGCGGAGGTGTCGCTGCGCATCGGCATACGGCGCGTCTTCCTGCAGCCTGCCGTGGGGTGGAGCCGGTCGGAGAGCCGCATCGGGTTCAACCTACTCTCCGCCTCCCCGGGCGCCGTGCCGGTGGCCTATTTCCCGCAGTCGATGACGCTGCGCGAGCTTCGTCTGGAGGCCCCCATTGTTATCGGTTGCCACTTGGTGCAGCAGTCGCCCTTCCAACTCAGCCTCATGGGTGGGGTAAAAATGAAGTACAATTATCGGGTACGCCTCACGCCTGACACCCCTGAGACCTCTTTTGACTTCCGCGGTGATGATTCGCCGCGCCATTGGTCGGTCTGCGCCGCGCTGGAGGTGCGCATCGACCGCCTCACCTTCGATGTCGGCTATGAATACGGCATGAATAGCCTGCACGCCGACTTAGGCGCTTACACCTACGGCGCCTCCACCTTGCCCCCTGCACCCATGCG
- the pyrI gene encoding aspartate carbamoyltransferase regulatory subunit, producing the protein MSEQKKRTELQVAAIENGSVLDHIPSEHLFKVAQLLGLEHMDHRITIGNNLKSSKMGHKGVIKIADKFFEEDEINRIAVVAPNVVLNTIRDYEVVEKRRVELPDELTDIIRCNNPKCITNNEPMKSRFYVTDKECGTVQCRYCEHKIHRDEIVLK; encoded by the coding sequence ATGTCTGAACAGAAGAAAAGAACCGAACTGCAAGTGGCCGCGATCGAGAACGGATCGGTACTCGACCATATTCCATCCGAGCACCTTTTCAAGGTGGCGCAACTGTTAGGTCTTGAACATATGGACCATCGCATCACGATCGGGAATAATCTAAAGAGCTCCAAGATGGGGCATAAGGGCGTGATCAAGATCGCAGATAAATTTTTTGAGGAGGATGAGATTAACCGCATTGCCGTAGTGGCGCCCAATGTGGTGCTGAACACCATCCGCGACTATGAAGTGGTGGAAAAACGTCGCGTGGAGCTACCCGACGAGCTGACGGACATTATTCGTTGCAACAACCCGAAGTGCATCACGAACAATGAACCGATGAAGTCGCGCTTTTACGTCACGGACAAGGAGTGCGGCACGGTGCAGTGTCGTTACTGCGAGCATAAGATTCACCGTGACGAGATCGTACTGAAGTAG